A section of the Deltaproteobacteria bacterium genome encodes:
- a CDS encoding rubrerythrin family protein, translating to MGNLKGTQTEKNILTAFAGESQARNRYTYFASKAKKEGYVQISHIFEETAQQEKEHAKRLFKLLEGGEVEITGAFPAGAIESTLENLKEAAGGENYEHTTMYPEFAKTARAEGFEAEAMIFEAIAVAEKQHEKRYLDLAANIEADRVFKRDASVTWRCRNCGYLYEGQEAPLTCPACAHPQAHFELLGENW from the coding sequence TTGGGTAATCTAAAAGGAACACAAACTGAGAAAAACATTCTGACGGCATTTGCCGGCGAATCCCAGGCCAGAAACCGCTACACCTATTTTGCCAGCAAAGCCAAAAAGGAGGGGTACGTACAGATCTCGCACATTTTCGAAGAAACCGCCCAACAGGAGAAGGAGCACGCCAAAAGACTGTTTAAATTGCTGGAGGGCGGAGAGGTGGAAATCACGGGGGCATTTCCGGCTGGTGCCATCGAATCGACACTGGAAAATCTGAAGGAAGCTGCCGGTGGCGAAAATTATGAACACACCACCATGTATCCGGAATTTGCCAAAACAGCACGCGCTGAAGGCTTTGAGGCCGAAGCCATGATTTTCGAAGCCATCGCGGTGGCTGAAAAGCAGCATGAAAAGCGCTATCTCGACCTGGCGGCCAACATCGAGGCCGACAGAGTTTTCAAACGCGATGCAAGCGTCACGTGGCGCTGCAGAAACTGCGGGTACCTATATGAAGGTCAGGAGGCCCCGTTAACTTGTCCGGCATGCGCACATCCCCAGGCCCATTTCGAGCTTTTGGGAGAGAATTGGTAA